AGGCTCCCTGTGGGTGGTGCCCTAGGGCAGGGTCACAGATGGTGTGGGTCATTCCTCCAGCCCCTGGGAGCTGCCCCAGATCCCACCACTGACCCCCCTTTTTCTGTGGGTTGGGGGAGGCATGCAGCTGTGGCTGTGGCCTGGAAGGCTGCTCAAAGAcctcccagggcccagctggCTGCCCCACCCCGGGTGCCACAGTGACACACAGGAGCCCTCCATGGCCCCCCGTTTCCCGGTGTCCTCCTCTGCGGCCTCTAGCAGGCTTCGATCTCACCAGGAAGCCCCACACTGAGCTGGAGCAGACTGGGGTGCAGGCCACTGCTTCCAGGACCTGCAGGGTCTTGAGCGGTGGGTCCCTCCCAGCCCCCCCCACAGCCTGGGGGTCCTTGTCTGAAGCTGGGGCACAGTTTTCACACTGTTCCTGAAATCCTCGTCCATCTGGGGCCACAGGGCCTGGTGGCAGCACCCCCACTTCCACAGGGCGGGACAGAGTGGCCAGTCCCCAGACTGGCTCCTTCTGCCTCAGGCTTGGTTTTGTTCAGTGGGTGGCAGGTTCCCATGGCCTGGTGACAACTCAATGCATCAAGTGGCCGGTGAAGTCCAGGGCTTGAACCTGAGAGAAAGGCATCCTCGGGTGGGCCTGAGGGACTGTGGTAGCCCCAGGCCGAGAAGCATCACCTGGGCAGGCAGGCCACCTGCCCGTGGCCAGTTTGTACCCTGGGGACCAGGGAGGCCGGAGAGGCCCTGGACACCGTCCACCCCACAGCAGGGCGGGCCATCAGAGAGTCTGCAAAGGGACAGCATCCCTGAGCCAGGGGactgaggaggggcaggggggacggaggcagggggaaggggaggcagaggaggcaggtggggagggctgGCCAAGGGCTCCAGAGACCTGGGCACTGGACAGAGATGGGCAGCACCCAGCATGCATGTGTGGGGTGGGTGGCCCTGACCCACAGCGACCTCAGCTgcctggggccagggcagggcacACAGGGGTTGTTGCCCGCGATGGGGCTGAGCCCCCACAGGTGTGGGTCTGAAGCCTGGGCGGTGGGCGTTCGTTTGCTGAGGCGGTGGGGGTCAGCATGTTTTGCTGGCCTCCCAGCACCTGGTTTAGGAGCTGGGTGTGGCAGTGTGGTCACCCTGGGGCTGTAGGACCGCGCAGGGCTGGGGTGGCGCGAGGCCCGCGTGGGCGTGAGAGCCTGGTGGGGACCGCAGGCCGGCAGCTCCTTCTCGCTCCCCGCAGCCACCAGCCGGGCCGCCACGCGTGGGCAGGCAGACGGCGCCTGTGGGCAGCTGCTCACTGGGCCCCTGGCTGGGGCGGTGCAGGGGTCCTGGCGGGGCCTCACCCACAGCCCTGATGCTGCGGCCGGTGTCTGCCTGAGGTCCTCCTCCCCACAGGCTGTCTGCCTGGGTCTGCACCTCGTCTCGGCTcaggccagcccagccccagcccgtCTCGCAGCTCCTGCTGCCCCGCCGCTGCTTCCAGGCCGACCATTCTCACGGTTCCCAGCCTCCCTCTGCTCCGTGTACTGCTGCCCTGGGCAGCCCACTGCCCACccatgccctcctccccagccggGGACCTGCTGTCTCCTCTGTCAGGGCGTGCGCTGCCCCCTGGCCTCCCAGAGTGAATGTGCGGCCCAGCTCCTCCCACCTGTGCCCCTgtccctcccacctcctccctgcaaTCCTGTCTCTCGACTCCTACCAGGTCCCTGGACACACCTGGGCTGCTGCCCAGGCCCCTGCCCTCGCCTGGACACTGTCCCCAGGTGTCCCCTGCAGTCCTGCTCTGCTCCCGGCCCCTCCAGGCTTCTCTCGCACTTTGGCTCCCCAACACCTCAGGTATTTCCGTTTGGACCTCCCTGCTGCCTGCCTTGCCCCCAGCAGGAGCCCCATTTGTTTATTCAAGCTGGCACTGAGTCCTGTGCCCCAAGCAGGGTGGCTTCTCAGTCAGTGTGGTTGGAGGGACTTCACGGTCACTCATTTAGCATAAcaggaaccagctcctggttccaCCTTTGCAAATCCCAGCTGGTTCTCGGGGGCTTGGACACTGCGGGCATGGCCCAGCCTGCTCCTCCAGCCAAGTGCCCACCAGCCTTGACTGGGTGTCCCTGTTGGCCCAGAGTGAGCCTCACGGCAGAGGGAGCGTGCGGCAGGGTGGGCGTTCCCGGTGGTGGGCAGGGGCTTCAGGGGCTCTGGCTAGCATCAGCTGTGGAGACCCACAGTGACCCTCAGGGGAGCCTCGGGGTGCGAGCCCAGCAGGCAGTGACCAGGGATCTGTGCTGCCCTTCAAGTGCCCTGGCCCACGTCTCAGGTAACGGAAGTTACCCCCCACTTTCCACGCCTGGCAGTGGCTTAGGCCACTCTGTGTGGGGCGCCCAGTGTGGTCAGCATCCCCCGGAAGCACCCCAGCTGGTGGGCCCCCCTGGGTTTGCTAAGCAGCAACCCTGGTGCTCAGCCCCTGCTGAGGCCTGGAGGGCCAGGTGTGGAGTGAAATGTGCCGAAGATGCTCTGGCCGCAGTGGTCTAGGCCTGCTGCCCTTGGAGGCCAGGCGGCCTCGGGCCGGCTCAGGCCTGACCATGGGGAGGCTGAGCTGAGCGTACATGTAGTTGGGTTAGTGGGGTCTATTCATGGATGTGTGGCGGCTCTGAGGACAATGAGCTTTCTGCTATACGCGGAGGGGTGGCTGAGTGGTGCCCCTGTGAGATTCTTACCCACCTGGAACCTGTGAGTGGGACCTTGTTTGGAGACGGGGTCTTTGTAGATGTATTTAAGATGAGCCCGTTCTGGACAGCCTGACATTCAGTACGACCGAGGTGCTTGTGAGAGGAATACGGACACAGGCACGCAGACACAGGGGAATGACCgcagggacagaggcagagggCAGCGATGCCCAGAACTGACTGCCGGCTGCCGCCAGGAGCCAGGGGGGTGGGAAGGAGCCGCCCTGCCCTGATGGTGGATTTCTAGCCtccaaaattgtgagaaaattaatttccattgTTTTAAGACACCAAATTTGTAGCAATTTGTTacggcagccacaggaaactaatacagattcCTGCCCCTGGGTCAGCTCTTCGAGACAGGAAGATGCGGCGTGGGAACCGGACAGAGAGGCGCCGGCGCCGTCCATGCAGGGCTCAGTGGCTGAGGAACAAGGCCTGAGGTCTACAGAGCATGGAATTGTGGACAGCGGTCTTGGCGAGCACATTTGTGCCCCCAGGATGGTGCTCCTTGAGGCAGCCAGACACAATTGTGTGTACCACcaccctgcttttcttttttggtaagaATCTTGAAAAATAGGATTCCCCAGGATCCCTGTGCTTGCAGAGAGCCAAGGCGCACGTTCTGTGCCTCCCCAGCTGGCCGAGCCCTGTGCACTGGCGTGTCTTGTCCTGGCCAAGGCTGGGCTTTCAGAGGGAATGGCGTTTAAGCTCTGTTCTCTCTCCAGAAACCAGCCTCACAGAATCGCGGTCATCACAAGAGGCAACCAGAGCAGGCCACCAACTTACGCAGGAAAAAACAGGATGATTGGTGGTGtcagttcatttaaaaatatgatttcctCAGTATTTTGATGCTTGTTAACATTTGGACTTCTTTCTTCGTTCTAAATAAATTTTCTCTTCTGAACCTGATTCTGGGCCCATGAGCTTGCGTTCCTTCCCAGAGAGAGCCCCTCTCAATTTGCAAAGTTCAGGGGCCTCGCTGGGCTGGACCTGCTGCTTTGCCTCAGAGTGCTCTGTGCTGAGGGAACATTCTCCTTGTTTCCCAAGACCATCTGGAAGGCAGATTCCCCTGAACCACACCCTGGGGTGCAGAGGGCAGCCGaggacttgggtcctgctggaagCATACAGGGCTGTGGCCACAGGGCCCACAGGCTGGGTGCCCGGCAGAGACCCCAACTAAATGGTCGGTTTGCCTGCTTTTCCCAGTGGTCACATCATTTGTGGCCTCACATATTTTTGCCTGTTTATTCTTTAGACTCACGTGTTCATATTGGTTACATATTTTTGCTCTGGCCAGTACTACTATTCTGTTGGAAAATAGACTGATAACTCcaactttcttttggttcatgttCGCATTTTATATGAGATGTATGTTCCCTATCCTTTTATTTCCAACCTATTATTGTCCTTTGTTTAAATGTGTGTCTCTTGCACACAACCTGttgttgaaatttttcttttaagtgcaGTTTGAAACTTTTAATCGGTGAGTTTGGCCCACTTACATTTATTGTAAAAGCATTTATTGTGTGATTACTGCAAGTGTAATGACTGTTATTAGGACTAATTGTACTTTCTGTGAAACTAGGAATTTATTTCATCATCTTATTGCATAGTTTCCATTCACTGCACATTCTTTGCATTTATGTTTTTCCCCTTTCCTGCTTCCACTGGGCAGCTTTTTGCTGGTTTAAGTGGTATGTTGTTTGGTTCCCATGGCACCTGCCCTTAAGCCCTCTCCCTGTTCATTCACCCAGATTAACGTCTTAACCTTACTTTCATCTAGTCTTTTTTCTGTTGAGATAAATGCCTCAGCAATTTCTCACTTCCCTtcatctcctccctccctcactgctgGCCTGGTATCATCTAGAGTGTGAGTTCTAGATTGTTATGTAGATTGTACATAGATTGTAGATGGTATGTTTATTCTCTTTAGTCATTGTTTTTTGGACAAAAGTCAGCTTCACCAAGTTATTTGGTGGTTCCCATGTCTCGTCTCTTCTTACTTGAACATTGCCTCCAAGAGGGGCTTCAGAGTTGACTCTTGCTGGAGTGTTCTAAGACCTTAGTGGCTGAGAATATCTTTATTACATCTGTAGACTGAAATGACAATTTGACATTTCAGGAGCAAAGTTCTTTTCCTGCAATACTTAAGGGGATTATTACATCGTCTCCTTGAACTCAGAGTTGTCTCGGAGAAGCCTGATGCCATCTGAGTTTCAGGATTTCTCTGCCTTTGCTGCTCTGGCTCCGGATGTCCCCGTGCAGGCCTGCCTCGGACCTTGTGGCCCCCAAGAGCCTGTCGGTCCTCTGTGTTCCCCACCTCTGGGAGCTCTCACCATTCTCTCTCTCAAGCCTTTATTGGGTATGTTTTTCCTTCCATTACCGACGTCCCTGAGGATTTTTCTTTCTCGGTTCCTTCTGGGAGGCTTCTGTCCAGCTGTCCTGTCCCTCTCCGGCTGCTCGCCCCATCTGCTGTCTATTGGGTCAGGGAGCCTAACCAGTGAAGGTCAGGATCGGTGCAGCCCTAACCTTCCCACGTGGATGTTTTGATGACTGTCCCCTGCAGATGTCCGTCATTCTGGCTTTGACCTGCTCCGGCAGGTGTGGCAGTGGCCTGGGTGGCTGTCGTCTCCTGGAGGGGCAGCTGTGCTCAGCATGTTAGCTGTTGGGCCATGAGCCTTAAGGGGGCCCGGGTCTGCTCCAGGGTTTCGGGGTGGGCCAACCTAGCATCGGAGGGGGTGAACCCCGGCTGAGATCCTGCCCTCATAGCCATCCGCCCACCACGCCTTCCCGTCCCTGAGAGCTGCCCCCCTGGCCAGCTCCTGTGGGGGCTTCCCTGGGAGCATCGGCAGCCGGCCTTGGATTTGAGGGGCAGGGTGAGGCACCGTCAGCGTCCCGCTGTGGTTTTGCTGCTCCCACTGTGCACGGCTGCTCTGGGCTGAGCTGGCCTGTTTCTCCAAGTCTAAAAGCTCCCCGCCTCCAGGGAGTCCTCAAAGCTACAGCCTCCACAATTCGCCCCTCACAGCCAAGGCCCTTGTCTCCAGGCTGCCCCAGTCTCAGCCTGCAGCTGCACAGTTGGTGGGGTGTCTGCTCTGCAGAGGGGTGTTTCCCAGTTTCAGGTCCCCAGAGCCGCCCCCAAGGGCGCTGAGATCATGTTCCAAGCTGCCTACCCCAGAGACAACCAGGGTCCACACCTCCTCTGCTCTTCCATGACTTTATTTGTGCAGACAGAAGAACACAGTTGACAGCCACATGCGCCCTTGTACTTGGTAACATGGGGTCACACACACAGGGCACAGTGCACCAGTCGGCATCACTCGTGGTGTCTTGTCAAGGGCCGAGTATGACATTATAGATTCCCCATGGCACCATCTTAACACCTGCTGTCTGCACTGTAATTGTCGTGCACCGCTCCTTCCTGGGTGCCCAGGCCATGCCTCAGTCGTCAGCTGTGTTGAACATGACACTACCATGAATAGCACTGAGATTTCATTTCTGCACCCAGAGATCACCTCCCAGAGCGGGAACTCCGGACGTGGGATTTCCAGGTCAAAGGGACATCCTGCCTTGACATTTTGATCTTTGCAAACCCAGTGGGGGAAGGGCTACGTAATTTCAGTGGATGTTTGGTAATTAGCAATCTGAATGGTGCCCTGTGTTATTGCTTGTTTTCGCTATTTGTACACTTTTGAGTATTCATCTTCTTCCTATTGACTGATAAGGCTCTTTATAAATTATAAGGTATATTAACCCTAATTCTGTGATTTCATTCTCAAACATCTGCCCTGAATTTGTAGACTGCCATTTATTCTTGTTTGTAGTGTTTTTAGACAAAGGTTTTAAGATTTTCCATGCAGTCTACTGTATTAGCCGTGTCTGCAAATTTGATGGAAGATCTGATGGCAGCAGATGGGGTCGGGGTGGGCAGCACGGCTGCTGTCGCTtggcccagagcccaggaggaAACGGCTACAAGTCACGCTCACACAGAGGCGCCGGTCCCGCCTGGAGGGCAGGCAGGGCTCCCCAACACGGGTGCACGAGGAGGAGCCCTGGGTTGAGACACCCAAGTACCTTTCCCCACCTGATACTGTGATGGCTGCATGTGAGGGTGGGTGAGGGCCCTGCAGGATCTGCCCCGTCTGCAGCCCGTCCAGGACTGGAGCAGGGCAGCGTCCTCCTGTCCCTCTCCTTCCTGGGGGGCTGCACACACACTCCACAAGCGCAAAGTCCTACGAGTAGCTCGCGGTGGGTCTCTcatccccacctccagcccagggTGCTTGAGAGGAAATGCTGGAGGCGGGAGGGGCAGAGGAGAAGCACTTTATTTCTATTCCAAGCCTGGGCTGGGAGCTgagcctctcccagcccctttGTCAGGCTGCCCACTGTCCCAGACCCACATCTGTCCTACAGAGAAGCCCCTCCTGCCATGGGAGGGGCAGGCGGCAGCTGGCAGGGCAGCCTCAGGGCAGGAGGTGGGCAAGGGCGGCTTCCTGGAGGCGGTGCGAGGAGCCTGCCTGCTGTGGGGGGCTGCCTGTGTGTCCGTACTGGGCTGGCCAGTCCCCTCTGAGCCCTTCCTGGGCAGAGGGAGGCCTGGAGGGCTCACTGGTAGTGGTTGGGGGTGGACACAGACATCATGTTGTGGCGGCTGCAGGACATGTCCTCGTACACCACACACGCCGGGGGCTCATCCCTCACCCAGCAGAACCTCTTGATCTGAAAGATAAAGCCAGCTCGCTCCGGGTGCCCACTTCTCCTGGCACACCCCTCAGCTTTCGGATATGCTGTGCTTCTGGGCAGAGCTCCCCCAGGcttgggggcggggagggggaggACGGAAGCGACCTGGCCCCAGCGGGCACCGCCTCACACCCGTGCTCTCCGGCACACACAGGCCTGGGCGCTGACACTGCAGCCCACGCTACCCCTGCTCTGGCTGCAGTCCTGGGGTCCCCCTACCTCGGACCCCGCCGGACGGGAGGGGTGGGCACTGGGAACTCCCAGGTGGCAGCTTAACCTCCCCCCTTCCCTGCCAGCTGTGAGACGCAGGTGGCGGCTGGGCTCACACTGACCTGTGTCCTCCTCAGCGCACACACAGCCCCCAGCCACAGCCCAGTGAGGAAGCAGCCCACAGCCAGGGCGGCGGGCAGGGAGAGGTGTACCAGCCGGCCCTCCTGGCACGTGTTCGCTGATTGGGACAGTTTGGGAAGAAGGAACAGAGAGAGGCACTTGAGGGCCCACGAGAGCCGTCAGGGCTCAGGGCCGGGAGGGGCTCTAGGGTGGGGGGTCCAGgcggcttcctggaggaggcgggTTGAGCTAGAGGAACCACTTAGCAAGGGTTGAGGGAGATGCACAGACAGCGGGGTGGAGCCAGGCCTGGCCAGCAGGCAGGTGCAGTGGCCTCAGGGTGGGCTCCCTACCTGTCACCACGACCACGGTGCCAGGGCCCCAGACCTCGCTCTTCAGGATGGCCTGGCAGGCGTAGGCCCCAGTGTCGGCCGGCTGCAGGCGGCTCATGGTGATGGTCAGGTTGTGCTGCAGCCCCGAGAAGGCAATGCGGCCCCAGAACCGCTTGCTCACGGTGGGCTCCTTCCCGTCCTCGTAGTAGGCCACGTTGGCGGGGCTCGGCCACCTCTGCTTCAGGTAGACCCCGTGCAGGGTCCCACTGGCATGGCAGGTGATGTCAGTGTAGCCGCCCTCCGGGGCGATGGTGTACGGGGGGGACTGCCACACCTCTGCAGGGGGCGCCATTGTCACCACCAGCAGAGGGCCACTCCTCTCGGCAGGGGTGCCTTGGGACAGTCCCCTGCTGACATGTCACCATGGATGAAGCCTCTTTTGGGAGCCCTGGAGTAGTGTGGGCGCCAGCATCCCGGTGGCTGCATGAGCTCTGGAGGCGCCCATGGGGCCGGGCCACCTGTGACCCCCTCCCACCACTGTCTGGTGAAGGTTGGAGCTGGGGCTTCTTCCTTCCAAAGCAACTGGCCCTTCGATGGGAAGCTCTGACCACTCCTCCCTGGTTCTGCACCTTCAGCCTCTCAAGTGACAGTCCCTGAGAGCCAGAGGCTCCGTCCTGTTTCCCTCTCTTTCCAACACTggttgcctcagtttccccactgttTCTAGGCACCAGGAGCCGGTGGCTCTATGGGGCAAGTGCATCCTTGTCTGTGGGACACCCAGAGATGTCCCTTGTCCACCAGCCAGGACCCAGCAGAACGTGTCCTGGTGCAAATGCTTCCAGTCTTCAACGTCACCCAAACAGCGTCTCAGCAAACTAAATCCTGCGGCTCTTGTCTTTTTTACTATTGCTgagagcccccaccccacctgcaaaACCGATCTTACTGCAGAACTCCACGCCACCTGCTTTACAAAGCAAACTAAAGGGTAAAGTTCTCTCATGCCAAAGGCAGCCTTGTTAACTGCAGGCAAAAGTCCCCACCCCCAGgtgaagagggagagggagaggccaAGGCCCCTCAGACACCCACCCAGACAGCGCCCCGTTTAGGGGCTGGTTGTTCCGCGACAGGCGTTCAGGGCTCTGAGGGAGGGTCACCTCAGCATCACCCCGACCCCCTTCCAGGAGGGAGCAGCCCGAGCGCGGTCTGGGCTGAGCCTGCCGAGGAGCCAGGGAGGGATGACGGACACACTCACCCTGAGCGGGGGCCCCAGGCAGGGCTGCGGCCAGCGCGAGGAGCATGAGGAGCAGAGGGAAGCCAGGGGCCATACTCACGGACACCCTGCCCCACGCGGGCCCAGCAATGGGGAAAGGCAGCGCCGTACCACTGCCACTGGGACTCCTCCTGCCTGCATGCAACTGCAAGCCCACATCTCAGAGGCTCCGCCCCAGAGCCCACATGAAAGGCCACTCCCGCtgcaggcttcctggaggtggcGCCATGGTGAGGGGAGGCTCTGCAGGCTGGAATGGGATGGGGGCCCTCATCCCCTGCACTGTGGCCCTGAGTGCCTATAGGGTAACCGTTTTCCggccccccacccctgctgcacCTCCACAGGCCAGGGGATGTCCATGAGAGACACGGGGGAcccctgggtggggtggggcacaggcTCCAGCCAGCCTGGTCCCCTGGGTCACTTTCTGTTGGGACTCAACTGGCCTGAAATCTGGCCCATCATGTCAGCC
The sequence above is a segment of the Manis pentadactyla isolate mManPen7 chromosome 4, mManPen7.hap1, whole genome shotgun sequence genome. Coding sequences within it:
- the CD7 gene encoding T-cell antigen CD7, which encodes MAPGFPLLLMLLALAAALPGAPAQEVWQSPPYTIAPEGGYTDITCHASGTLHGVYLKQRWPSPANVAYYEDGKEPTVSKRFWGRIAFSGLQHNLTITMSRLQPADTGAYACQAILKSEVWGPGTVVVVTANTCQEGRLVHLSLPAALAVGCFLTGLWLGAVCALRRTQIKRFCWVRDEPPACVVYEDMSCSRHNMMSVSTPNHYQ